The genomic interval TATTAATTTCTTTTATTGGCTATAAATCAAAGACGATTGGTAATATCAAAATTGATAAAAAAACTGAACTTGATCTGGGTTCTGTTTTCTTGATACCTGATGTTGTTCAGCTGAGAGAAGTTGAAGTAGTGGGAATGGCACAGATGGTTGAAGAGAAAGTGGACAGACTAGTTTATAACGCCGAAAAAGATATTACAAGTAAAGGTGGCGACGCATCGGATGTGATGAAAAAAGTTCCCATGTTAACTGTGGATTTGGATGGAAACGTCTCACTTAGAGGAAGTTCTAACGTTCGTGTTCTTATTAATAATAAACCTTCTACTATTATTGCAACCAGTGTGGCAGATGCATTGAAACAAATTCCTGCGGATATGATAAAATCGGTTGAAGTAATTACTTCGCCATCTGCCAAATACGATGCAGAAGGATCGGCCGGTATTATCAACATCATTACCAAAAAGAGCACGATCCAGGGAGGAACACTTAATGTAGACACAGGAATTGGAAACAGAGGTTCCAATCTTGGGTTAAGAGGTAATTACAGATCTGGTAAAATGGGATTCAGCCTTGGTGGATTTGGCAGGTTCAACTACAACATGCCTGGTAAATCAGAAAATTTGCAAATTGGTAAAATAGATAAATTCTCTATTCGTCAAACCAGCGAATCTGATAATAAAATGGCGTTTGGCTCTTATAATCTTGGATGGGATTATGAAATTGATTCTAAAACTTCCATTTCCGCCAACGTACGTTATGGGATGAGAAATGCCAAAACTTCGCAGGAATTATCTACATTTAATACGCAAAGCACCGGTGTTACTTTAAACAGTTTCAGGGATGTGAATACGAAAGATTTGTCTGGTACATGGGATGTAAATGTCGATTATAATAAGACATTGAGCAAACCACAGCAGGAACTGAGCATTTCTACTCAATACAGCCGTAACAACCGGACCAACGATTATGATGCAGATGTATACTCATTAAGCACAGCTAATATCAGAGAATTATTGGGTGCGCAGGGAAATAACAATAGCAGCCATAACCAGGAAAGCACTGTACAGCTTGACTATCAAACCCCGATTAAAGACAATCAGCTGATTGAAATTGGAGGTAAAGGGATTTTTCGCCAGGTTGTGAGTAATTACGATTATTACAACGATATGGCTACTCCTCAGGCGGCGAATAGTCTGAATTATGATCAGAATGTAGCTGCCGGATATCTTTCTTACACTTATACGACTAAGGATAAATTTACAATTAAAGCAGGATCACGGTACGAGTATACCAGTATCAATGCAAAACAAGGAGAAACGGGAGATCTTAACCTGCCTTCCTATGGTAATTTAGTACCAAGTTTGAATCTTTCTAAAACTTTTGGAAAAGGGCAGACGGTAAAATTGGGCTATAACCGTCGCTTGCAACGTCCCGGAATTCAGTTCCTGAATCCTAACATCAATGCTGCCAACCCAACCAATATTAGTTTTGGTAATCCGGAACTGGATCCTGAACTAACAGATCAGGTTGAATTGGGTACTAGTTTTTTCAAAAATTCACTTTATGTAAACGTTTCAACGTTTGCACGTTTTACGAACAACTCCATTGAAAGTATCCGTACTACCAGTGATGAAGGGATTATCAGCACAACTTATGGAAACATTGGCCAGAAGAAAAACTATGGAGTGAACGTATTTGGAAATATTACCTTCTTTAAAAGATGGCAGGTTGGCGGAGGATTTGACGCGTATTATGCAAATCTTGTTAATAACAGTACCAATTCAAGTAATAGTGGTGTAGTTGTTAGTGGTCGTTTCCGTACCGGTCTTACAATTAAGAATGGTTGGGGACTCCAAGGTGGAGGATTTATACGGGGACGGGAAGTGCAGTTACAAGGAATTCAGGCAGGTTTCCGTATGTATGATCTGGGAATCAAGAAAGACTTTACTAACAAACGTGGTAGTATAGGTTTTGGAATGGAAAATTTCCTGGCTCCGTCTTTCAAAATGAAAACGAGTCTTGAATCAAATACTTTTACTCAGGTTAATAACAATTATTTATTCAACAGAGGTTTCCGTATCAATTTCTCTTACCGCATTGGTAAAATGACGTTTGTTGAAACAAAGCCGAAAAGAAGAAAATCTGTTAATAATGATGATATGAAAAGCGATGGCGGAGGAAACGATGCCGGTGGACAAACTCAGCAAGCTACTCCCGCAGTAACTGTTCCGGTGATTCGCTCAGTACCAAAAGCTGCAATGTCTGATAGTACTGCACGTCCACAAAGACAGATGATGCAAGCGAAACCGGATTCAAGTGCAAAAGGTGCTATGGCAATACCTGTGAAGAAGGATTCAGTTTCGTCTACGGATTCTTCTGTAACACCTGTTATACCACAAACTCCCGTAAAAACGGATTCCACTTCGGTTCCTGTAAAATCAGATTCTACTGCAATACCAGTTAAAACAGATTCCACGGCAGTTCCTTTAAAACCAACATTACCAGGAACAGCACCTAATTAAAATAAGAAAAATAACTTGGTTACAATATACAAAAAGACCTCTTCTGAATAGGAGAGGTCTTTTTGTATATAAATAATTTTATAAAACCGGGCTTTGGTGATTTCGAATTTCCTGTAAAATACGGTCTCCGCCGGCATCAAGTAATTCATCAGCCAGGTTTGTACCCAATTCTTCGGGAGAATTTAACGGGCCCTTTTGAGAAAGACGGATCAATTCGGTTCCGTCTAAACTTACAATACCACCGGAAATACTAATTTGGTTTTCTTCCAATGTGGCCAGTCCAAAAACCGGAATGCTGCATCCGCCATGTAACTGCTTTAAAAATGCTCTTTCTGTCCGCAAACAAACTTCTGTTGTTTCGTGATTCAGTAAATTTTTCAGAATGGTTTTTTTTCAACCGAAAGTAGAACCGTACATTCTACGGCAACACTTCCTTGTCCTACTGCCGGAGTAAATTCATCCAATGACAAATGCTCAGCAATTTTATCATCATATTCCATTCGGTGCACACCGGCATAAGCCAGTAAAAGTGCATCACAATGGCCTTCTTCCAATTTTCTCAAACGCGTTTGCAGGTTGCCACGCATATCCACAGTTTTTATATGCGGATAAAAATGCCTTATCATTGCAATACGGCGGGTCGAAGAAGTGCCGACTGTAAACGATTCTCCGCTTGTTAAAGATAAATTGCTATTGTGGCTGACCAATACATCATTGGCATGTTCTCTTTCGGTAAACGCAATAATTTCAAAATCTGAATCCAGTTCAGACTGTAAATCTTTGGCACTATGAACAGCAATATCAATAACTCCACTTCTCAGCTGATCTTCCAGTTCCTGGGTAAATACACCTTTACTCCCTATTTTAGACAGCGAACGATCCAGGATTTTATCTCCCTTAGTTTCAATAATTACGATTTCCGTTTCAATTCCTCCTTTTTGAAGAAGGTTCTCAATGTAATAAGCCTGCCAAAGAGCAAGTTTGCTTCCACGTGTTCCTATTTTGATTCTCATAAATTTTTAAGCTTTGAACTAAACTCCAACCGTATCACCTTCATCAGTCACAATCTTATCCTCAATATAGGCAACAATTAAAGAGGCGATATCAATTCCGCTGATATCTTCAATGCCTTTTAATCCGGGTGAAGAGTTAACTTCCATCACCAAAGGGCCTCGTTCGGATTGTAATAAATCAACGCCTGCGATTTTTACGCCTAAAGCTTTTGCTGCCGCAATGGCCGCATGTTCTTCTTCCGGCGTCAGTTCTATCATACTTCCTTCACCACCTCTATGCAGATTGGACCTGAAATCTCCATCAGCTCCCTGGCGTTTCATTGCTGCTACAACCTTATTGCCAATTACAAGTGCACGGATATCAGCTCCTTTGGATTCGGCAATATACTCCTGGATAAGAAAATTAGCCTTTAATCCATAAAATGCTTCAATTGTAGATTTAGCAGCTTTAATTGTTTCGGCTAGTACAACGCCTACGCCCTGCGTCCCTTCTAATAATTTAATAATTACGGGCGGGCCGCCAACTATGTGGATGAGTTCCGTAACCTGCGCAGGATTTTTTGCAAAAACTGTTTTAGGAATATCAACACCTGATTTGGCCAAAACCTGCATACTGCGCAGTTTATCGCGGGAACGAAGTATCGCCTGCGATTTAACTGTTGTAAAAACCTTCATCAATTCAAACTGACGCACAACTGCACAGCCAAATGCATTTACCGATGTACCGATTCTGGGAATAACGGCATCAATTCCGGTGATGGTTTTGCCCTTGTATAAAATTGTAGGTTTTCCACCTTCTATCATGACCAGGCATTTTACATGGTCGATAACCACTGCTTTATGGCCTTTTTGTTTAATTGCCTCTACCAAACGCTTAGTTGAATAAAGTTCAGGGTTGGTAGACAGGACAGCGATTTTCATATAATTTCTAAATAATTAAGAAAGCGGAGGTAAATCATAATCTGATTTTGGTTCATGTTTCACTGAACCGGATTTTTGCTTTTCGATTCTGCGTTTTGCTGACAAATCCTTTTGTGCAACATCAATAATGAAACGGTTCTTCAATAATTTACGTCCAAGAAGTATTGGATAACTCATTTTCTGGCGGTTGGCAAGAGAAAATTCAGTACGGATTTTTCTTCCAAAAAGTTTGATACGAGTTTTAATAACATAGCGCTTTTCTTCTTTTCCGGAAGAATTACGAACCACGGTTTCTTTAAAATCCTGAACAGAAAATGATTGCTGCGGAGCACCTTTCTTTGCGTCCAGATAAAAACGGAGTATAGTATGATTGTCTTCCTTTATCAGTTTTACCCGGGAACAATGTATAGATGAGGTAGTTGCACCCGAATCCACCCGGACAGGAACGTGGTACCAATCCAGGTCGGGCAGATCTACTATATCGGTTGCCCCGATTATTTCAACCGGCTTTTTCATCTGCGTTGGAAAAAATGGGCAATAGTTAATGACAAATCCAGTAATACCATTTTGGCGCGTACGTTTCTTTCAATATGATAATAGGCAACATTTACTTCCTGAATCATATTTTCCAGTGATTCAAAGTTTACCGCTTTTGAAAAATTTTGCACGAAAGTAAGTTCTTCCTCCGGAACGCGCAACAATTCCCCGGCTCCATGGCTCCACACAAGCATATCCCGAAATAACCTCAATGCATAATCCAGCAAACCCTTTTGCTTTTCTTTATTCATTCCATCGAAGCTATCCGCAAATTTCACCAGATGCGCCACATCATATTTATAGCAGGAACGCATCCATTCTATAAACCAGCCTGATCTGTCATCTCCGGTTTCCTTGACAAGCTGCAATGCCTCAGACAAATTGCCATCACTTAAATAAGTGATATGTTTTGCTGTACTTTCTGAAACAGTATGATCCATTAAAAATGTGCGGACATCTTTATCAGAAAAAGCCGGAACTGCAATTCGTTGTGTACGGGAAATAATCGTGGTAAGGAGCCGGTCGGACTGATCACTTACCAAAAGGAATATCGTTTTGAAAGGAGGTTCTTCCAGTATCTTCAATAAAGCGTTGGACGCAGAAGCGTTCATGATATCCGGTTTCCAAAGCAAGAGGATTTTATATTCACCTTCATAAGCCTTTACAGATAGTTTCCGGAGAATTCCGCGTGCTTCTTCTACTGCAATATTTCCCTGTTTGTTCTCAGCACTAATATAATCCAGCCATTCAGGCAAAAGTCTGTATGGGCTTTCAAGTATAAACGAACGCCAGTAACTTAAAAATGCCTCACTCGTTTTACCATCAATTTTTTTTGAAGTAGCAATGGGAAAAATAAAGTGAAAATCTGGATGAATCAGCTTATTCATTTTAGCGCAAGAGGCACAAACACCACATGAATCTTCCTCGCTTCTGTTAGTACAATTAATATAGGTCGAAAATGCCAGTGCCAATGCCAACCCACCACCACCAGGAGCACTGTCGAATAACTGTGCATGCGCCAGGTGACTGGTTTGTACCGATCGTATCAATGTTGATTTTATACTTTCCAGTCCTGGTATATCTTTAAAAAGCACTTTTGTTTCGGTTAAGCGTTTCTATATTTGTTTGTCGCGGTGCTGTTTTGTCTGAATAAAAATTTCATTCAAAACCTTTTCGTTACTTTCATCAAAGGCAACATTGCGGCGGTTGACAGTATCTTTTGCAACTGCCAAAGCTTTTTGGAACCTATATTCTGTAAATCCTTCTGCATTTCCTCCCCAGGAAAAAGAAGGTATATGTTTAGGCTGAAACCCGGCTCCAAAAACATTAACATTTACACCAACAACGGTGCCGGTATTAAACATCGTTGAAATTCCTGCTTTCGAATAATCACCCATAAATAAGCCACAAAAAAGCAGGCCTGTATCTTCCAGTTTGTCAGATACATAATTATGCAATTTTACGTTCGTATGGTCATTTTTTAAATTCGAATTATTTGTATTGGCTCCTAAGTTACACCATTCACCCAAAACTGAATTGCCAAGATAACCGTCGTGTCCCTTATTGCTGTAACCAAACAATACTGATCCGCCAATTTCCCCGCCTACTTTACAAAACGGGCCAATGGACGTATTCATGCGTATTTTGGCATTTTGTGCAATAATGGAACCTTCACCCATAGCAAATGGCCCCTGAATAGCAGCTCCTTCCTGAATAGTTGCATTACGGCCAATATAGATCGGTCCGTTTTCGGCATTCAGAATGGCTGCTTTAATATTGACTCCGGTTTCAATAAAAATATCTTCAGTATTGTAGCAACGTGTATAGGGATCATCAATTGGTTCTGATTTCCTGATTGAAATCAATTGGTCAAAATCGGCCTTAATTTGTGTACCGTTTTTGGTGAAAATATCCCAAATATGGCGAATCATTAAATACGATCCGGAATATATGATTTTAGATAAATTTACCGCCTGATCAGGTTTCCAGGTTTTTGAAGCTGTTCTGACTGCAAGAATTTCATCATTTGCAAACAGTACGGATTCATTAGGGAGATTTATGATTGCATCAGCCAGTGAAGGATCAGGACATAAGGCTCCGTTTATGAAGAGATTATCATCTGATGTTTTTAATGCAAATCCAGCTTGTAAATAATCTTCAGTTAAATAAGAAGGTGTAGTACGATAGCAATTTGCCCACTTTTCAGCTATAGTGTGAATTCCGCACCTTATGGCAGCTACTGGCCGTGTGTAGGTAAATGGCAAAAGTTGCGCCCGAAGAACAGGTTCATCGAACAATATGATACTTGGCATGTCTGATATAAGTATGTGTGGTCAAAGGTCGGCCATTTTTTTGGTAGGGACAAAAAAAGAAGCAGTCTCTTTGGGCTTTCGCTGAGAGACTGCTTCTTTTCAAAGTAAGCTGAAAACAATTATTATGCTTCCGCTTCTGCTTCTTTTTGTCCGTAACGTTTTCTGAACTTGTCAACACGTCCTGCTGTATCTACAAGTACATTTTTGCCAGTGTAGAAAGGGTGTGACTGAGAAGAAACCTCAACTTTATATACCGGGTAAACAGTACCATCTTCCCAGGTAATGTTTTCGCTGGTTTCTATAGTAGAGCGCGTAATAAATTTAAAGTCGCTTGATAGATCCCAGAAAACGATGTCTCTATAATTGGGATGAATATCTTTTTTCATTGGTATATGCTATTATGTGTTCGATGCAATTCTCAAAAAGGATTGCAAAAGTAATTATTTTAATTTATTGACGCAAATGTGAGGCCGTTATATTTTCAATTTAAAATACGGAACACATTAAACCTCACTGAGTTGTTTTCTTAAAACCTCAATTCCCTTTTTTACTTCACTGTCAAAATCGGTATATTTAAAACATTCTATGGATAGTCCGCCTGTATATCCTATCTTTTTCAAAGCTCCCAGATATGGACGGAAATCATCACCTTTTACTCCTGGCGGTGTTCTGCTCTCTTTTTCTGCAATATGGCAGTGTACAATATGTTTGCCATATTTAATAATTTCCGTGGCGGGCTCATCTTCTTTAAGCATATGATAAATATCGCAAAGCAGGCGTACACGTGGGCTTTTCACTGCTTCAATAATTTCTACACCTTCTGCCAGGCTGTTGATGAAGTTCGTTTCTCCCC from Dyadobacter sp. NIV53 carries:
- a CDS encoding outer membrane beta-barrel family protein; protein product: MKMIKHFTILFFVLTLTSTAFAQFPGGGGGGRPGGGGGDFGGQREKRAAVIPGTVEDSPKGNGKIKGILVDSISKNPVEFASLALIDPKTNNPVDGTTTDEKGVFNMSKVASGNFKILISFIGYKSKTIGNIKIDKKTELDLGSVFLIPDVVQLREVEVVGMAQMVEEKVDRLVYNAEKDITSKGGDASDVMKKVPMLTVDLDGNVSLRGSSNVRVLINNKPSTIIATSVADALKQIPADMIKSVEVITSPSAKYDAEGSAGIINIITKKSTIQGGTLNVDTGIGNRGSNLGLRGNYRSGKMGFSLGGFGRFNYNMPGKSENLQIGKIDKFSIRQTSESDNKMAFGSYNLGWDYEIDSKTSISANVRYGMRNAKTSQELSTFNTQSTGVTLNSFRDVNTKDLSGTWDVNVDYNKTLSKPQQELSISTQYSRNNRTNDYDADVYSLSTANIRELLGAQGNNNSSHNQESTVQLDYQTPIKDNQLIEIGGKGIFRQVVSNYDYYNDMATPQAANSLNYDQNVAAGYLSYTYTTKDKFTIKAGSRYEYTSINAKQGETGDLNLPSYGNLVPSLNLSKTFGKGQTVKLGYNRRLQRPGIQFLNPNINAANPTNISFGNPELDPELTDQVELGTSFFKNSLYVNVSTFARFTNNSIESIRTTSDEGIISTTYGNIGQKKNYGVNVFGNITFFKRWQVGGGFDAYYANLVNNSTNSSNSGVVVSGRFRTGLTIKNGWGLQGGGFIRGREVQLQGIQAGFRMYDLGIKKDFTNKRGSIGFGMENFLAPSFKMKTSLESNTFTQVNNNYLFNRGFRINFSYRIGKMTFVETKPKRRKSVNNDDMKSDGGGNDAGGQTQQATPAVTVPVIRSVPKAAMSDSTARPQRQMMQAKPDSSAKGAMAIPVKKDSVSSTDSSVTPVIPQTPVKTDSTSVPVKSDSTAIPVKTDSTAVPLKPTLPGTAPN
- the rimK gene encoding 30S ribosomal protein S6--L-glutamate ligase, yielding MKIAVLSTNPELYSTKRLVEAIKQKGHKAVVIDHVKCLVMIEGGKPTILYKGKTITGIDAVIPRIGTSVNAFGCAVVRQFELMKVFTTVKSQAILRSRDKLRSMQVLAKSGVDIPKTVFAKNPAQVTELIHIVGGPPVIIKLLEGTQGVGVVLAETIKAAKSTIEAFYGLKANFLIQEYIAESKGADIRALVIGNKVVAAMKRQGADGDFRSNLHRGGEGSMIELTPEEEHAAIAAAKALGVKIAGVDLLQSERGPLVMEVNSSPGLKGIEDISGIDIASLIVAYIEDKIVTDEGDTVGV
- a CDS encoding RimK/LysX family protein, yielding MKKPVEIIGATDIVDLPDLDWYHVPVRVDSGATTSSIHCSRVKLIKEDNHTILRFYLDAKKGAPQQSFSVQDFKETVVRNSSGKEEKRYVIKTRIKLFGRKIRTEFSLANRQKMSYPILLGRKLLKNRFIIDVAQKDLSAKRRIEKQKSGSVKHEPKSDYDLPPLS
- a CDS encoding DNA polymerase III subunit delta' C-terminal domain-containing protein → MLFKDIPGLESIKSTLIRSVQTSHLAHAQLFDSAPGGGGLALALAFSTYINCTNRSEEDSCGVCASCAKMNKLIHPDFHFIFPIATSKKIDGKTSEAFLSYWRSFILESPYRLLPEWLDYISAENKQGNIAVEEARGILRKLSVKAYEGEYKILLLWKPDIMNASASNALLKILEEPPFKTIFLLVSDQSDRLLTTIISRTQRIAVPAFSDKDVRTFLMDHTVSESTAKHITYLSDGNLSEALQLVKETGDDRSGWFIEWMRSCYKYDVAHLVKFADSFDGMNKEKQKGLLDYALRLFRDMLVWSHGAGELLRVPEEELTFVQNFSKAVNFESLENMIQEVNVAYYHIERNVRAKMVLLDLSLTIAHFFQRR
- a CDS encoding putative sugar nucleotidyl transferase; the protein is MPSIILFDEPVLRAQLLPFTYTRPVAAIRCGIHTIAEKWANCYRTTPSYLTEDYLQAGFALKTSDDNLFINGALCPDPSLADAIINLPNESVLFANDEILAVRTASKTWKPDQAVNLSKIIYSGSYLMIRHIWDIFTKNGTQIKADFDQLISIRKSEPIDDPYTRCYNTEDIFIETGVNIKAAILNAENGPIYIGRNATIQEGAAIQGPFAMGEGSIIAQNAKIRMNTSIGPFCKVGGEIGGSVLFGYSNKGHDGYLGNSVLGEWCNLGANTNNSNLKNDHTNVKLHNYVSDKLEDTGLLFCGLFMGDYSKAGISTMFNTGTVVGVNVNVFGAGFQPKHIPSFSWGGNAEGFTEYRFQKALAVAKDTVNRRNVAFDESNEKVLNEIFIQTKQHRDKQI
- a CDS encoding type B 50S ribosomal protein L31 translates to MKKDIHPNYRDIVFWDLSSDFKFITRSTIETSENITWEDGTVYPVYKVEVSSQSHPFYTGKNVLVDTAGRVDKFRKRYGQKEAEAEA